In Thermodesulfobacteriota bacterium, the sequence ATGATCTCGACCGCCCGGGTCCTCCGCAACGTGTCTCCCGCCTCCGGCGACAGGATGAGCGAGCGCGTGTTCATGCGGGCGATCGGGACGGTCCGGGCCGGCTTGCCGCCCGGGGCCACGCACGCGCACGGATCGTCCGGGATGCGGTAGGCGGGCTTCATCCAGAAGCCGCCGAATTCCGTGGAGAGCACGGTGATTTCGCTGAGCGCCTTGACCCAGTAGGTCGCGAACCAGCCGGGGACGACCAGCCGAACCGGAAAGCCGTTCAGCATCGTCAGCGGCTTGCCGTTCATCTCGTAGGCGACGATCGTGTCGTCCCGCAGGGCGACGTCCATGGGCACCGACTTCACGAAGTCGGGGACTTTCGGCGCCGGGGGATTGTCCATACCGTTGAACGCCACTTCGCGGGAATCCGGCTTGACGCCGGCCGCCTCCAGGATGTCCTTGAGACGCGCGCCCGCCCAGGCGGTGTTCCCCATCGCCCCGTTTCCCCACTGTCCCCCGGGAACCCTCGGGTCGAAGAAGCTCCTGCCGTTGCCGGAGCACTGGATGACGGCGGCGAACTCCACCCGGTCGAAACGGGTCCGCAGGTCGTCCATGGAGAGCGCGAGCGTCCTGCCGGTGTTCCCGCCGACGGCGAGGCGCCAGGCGGCGAGATCGACCTCGGTGGGGATGCCGGAGAGGTGCCAGCGGACGAAGAGCGCCTCGTTCGGCGTCAGAAGTTCCTTGAAATAGCGCTCCGGGGTTTCAAGCTGGGGCGGCCGGGAGGTCAGCAGGATCAGGTCGGTCTTTTCCGGGAAGCGGACCAACCGGCGATCCTCGGCGGCGAACAGGTCGGCCGGGAATTTTCCGGAGGCCG encodes:
- a CDS encoding molybdopterin-dependent oxidoreductase; this encodes MDHGLTRRGFIRSAGAVTALAASGKFPADLFAAEDRRLVRFPEKTDLILLTSRPPQLETPERYFKELLTPNEALFVRWHLSGIPTEVDLAAWRLAVGGNTGRTLALSMDDLRTRFDRVEFAAVIQCSGNGRSFFDPRVPGGQWGNGAMGNTAWAGARLKDILEAAGVKPDSREVAFNGMDNPPAPKVPDFVKSVPMDVALRDDTIVAYEMNGKPLTMLNGFPVRLVVPGWFATYWVKALSEITVLSTEFGGFWMKPAYRIPDDPCACVAPGGKPARTVPIARMNTRSLILSPEAGDTLRRTRAVEI